Proteins encoded within one genomic window of Esox lucius isolate fEsoLuc1 chromosome 12, fEsoLuc1.pri, whole genome shotgun sequence:
- the LOC105023851 gene encoding protein kish-B, producing the protein MANVYSFDGLLVFALLFICTCAYLKKVPRVNGWLLSEKRGVWGVFYKASVIGNRLHLAVALSCVTMAFYVLFLK; encoded by the exons ATGGCAAACG TGTATTCATTCGATGGTTTACTGGTGTTCGCCTTGCTGTTCATCTGTACGTGTGCCTACCTGAAGAAAGTGCCTCGCGTAAATGGTTGGCTCCTATCGGAGAAGAGAGGAGTCTGGGGAGTGTTCTATAAAG CCTCTGTGATTGGCAACAGACTTCACCTGGCTGTGGCTCTATCCTGTGTGACCATGGCCTTCTATGTCCTCTTTCTAAAGTGA
- the c12h1orf194 gene encoding protein C1orf194 homolog isoform X2 translates to MGGTRDPFPFPKPENDYTLSGRKQCQKQTFDKPTHLAQNEKPWSRLNDLATLASIRRNVLYHDPQAPNDSLDFHLKSTYDHHKEFLRSKNETLYQMETVTDDHGRTLKNRGQNEATVCEKDPSVKVWMSSQKSSIYSIEGTIESHHNASTNRGYSRKHDGGFYST, encoded by the exons ATGGGAGGAACACGAGATCCCTTTCCTTTTCCTAAGCCTGAGAACGACTACACATTATCCGGAAGAAAGCAGTGTCAG AAACAGACATTTGATAAACCAACTCACCTGGCACAAAATGAGAAACCGTGGAGTCGTCTGAATGATTTGGCAACTCTAGCCAGCATCCGAAGGAATGTGCTGTATCATGACCCTCAA GCACCCAATGACAGCCTTGACTTCCATCTAAAATCAACCTATGACCACCACAAAGAGTTCCTCAGAAGTAAGAACGAGACCTTGTACCAGATGGAGACTGTTACTGACGACCACGG GAGGACTCTGAAGAACCGGGGGCAAAATGAAGCTACGGTATGTGAGAAGGATCCGTCAGTCAAAGTATGGATGAGCTCACAAAAATCTTCCATCTACAGCATTGAGGGAACAATAG AATCTCATCACAACGCCTCGACAAACAGGGGATACTCGAGGAAGCACGATGGGGGATTCTACTCCACCTAG
- the c12h1orf194 gene encoding protein C1orf194 homolog isoform X1 has protein sequence MGGTRDPFPFPKPENDYTLSGRKQCQKQTFDKPTHLAQNEKPWSRLNDLATLASIRRNVLYHDPQKIKVIPTILYALPTKAPNDSLDFHLKSTYDHHKEFLRSKNETLYQMETVTDDHGRTLKNRGQNEATVCEKDPSVKVWMSSQKSSIYSIEGTIESHHNASTNRGYSRKHDGGFYST, from the exons ATGGGAGGAACACGAGATCCCTTTCCTTTTCCTAAGCCTGAGAACGACTACACATTATCCGGAAGAAAGCAGTGTCAG AAACAGACATTTGATAAACCAACTCACCTGGCACAAAATGAGAAACCGTGGAGTCGTCTGAATGATTTGGCAACTCTAGCCAGCATCCGAAGGAATGTGCTGTATCATGACCCTCAA AAAATAAAGGTAATACCTACTATACTGTACGCTCTCCCAACCAAGGCACCCAATGACAGCCTTGACTTCCATCTAAAATCAACCTATGACCACCACAAAGAGTTCCTCAGAAGTAAGAACGAGACCTTGTACCAGATGGAGACTGTTACTGACGACCACGG GAGGACTCTGAAGAACCGGGGGCAAAATGAAGCTACGGTATGTGAGAAGGATCCGTCAGTCAAAGTATGGATGAGCTCACAAAAATCTTCCATCTACAGCATTGAGGGAACAATAG AATCTCATCACAACGCCTCGACAAACAGGGGATACTCGAGGAAGCACGATGGGGGATTCTACTCCACCTAG